One Eisenibacter elegans DSM 3317 genomic window, GTTTATGCGTTCAAAAAGCGGTTTTTCCACTCTGGGCGGGGCATCATACAGGCTTCTTGTTTGCCAAACCAGCGGTAGCGGTTACGTGCTATCCAGTGGTAGAGGCCATCGCGCAATATTTTGGGGATAATTACGCCTACATATAGTATCGGCCAAAGCCCTGTCAGCCTTCGCGCAATGCGCAGCGCAGCGGTAGAATGAGTGTATAGCCTGCCATTTTCCAACAACAAGACACTCTCTAGGGCCTCTGTGGGGAGCTTGTGATGTGCCATTACGGCTTGCCCTACGGCAGACTGTAGCGGAGCAAAGGCAAAGTACCCTTTCTTGTCGCGCAGGAGTATAAACTGCACCGAAGTATTGCATAAATTGCAAACACCATCGAAGAGTATCAAGCCTTGGGCGGCTTCGGGCAGGGGGAGTTCCATTGTTCTGGGAGTGATTGGGTTAGGGCGTTAGCGAATTGCCACCAAGTTGTTGGAGCAAATTTTGGGCTGTTTGGCGGCGTTCTTCGTCTATTTGTTCTATTTTCATTTGGAGGTATGCGGCCTCATAGCGCAAAGACTGTAGGGTTTGGTCGAGTGCTTCGAGCGGTTGAATCAACTCTCGCGTCAGCTTCTGATAACGGGCAAAGAGCATCACCTTGAGGTGGGTCAGAGAATCGAGCGTAGGGCTAGCCCACAAACTGAGGCTGAAATCATCATTACTGCTCTGGAGCAGTACTTGGGTGAGTGTGTTTTGCCATTGGGCTAAGTCATCGCTCTCAAACAAGGTTTTGAGCAAGGTATATTCAAAATATAGGTTATGCTCGAAGCCCTGATAACAACCGTCTGTAGCCGCAATCAGTACCAAGGGACCGGCGAGCGTGTAGCTGCTGGCTTGTAGCTGAAAGTCGCCCATACTGTTGATGTAATTATAGATTTTGGCATCGGGCTGGTTGCCCAACAGGCTTTCGAGCAAGTCGGGCGAGGGGTTGATGTCGTCTTGGGTGAGCTGTTGTAGGCCCAGTGTGGTCAGGGCATAACAGCGGGAGTTGCCGGCCCAAAAAGCGATGGTTTGCCACTGGGTAGGGCTGAGGGGGCGCACATACATCCCGGCAAT contains:
- a CDS encoding thiol-disulfide oxidoreductase DCC family protein: MELPLPEAAQGLILFDGVCNLCNTSVQFILLRDKKGYFAFAPLQSAVGQAVMAHHKLPTEALESVLLLENGRLYTHSTAALRIARRLTGLWPILYVGVIIPKILRDGLYHWIARNRYRWFGKQEACMMPRPEWKNRFLNA